One window of the Procambarus clarkii isolate CNS0578487 chromosome 89, FALCON_Pclarkii_2.0, whole genome shotgun sequence genome contains the following:
- the LOC138359221 gene encoding foot protein 1 variant 1-like, which produces MLQGPPPWSPEDPGPPPWSPEDPGPPPWSPEDPGPPPWSPEDPGPPPWSPEDPGPPPWSPEDPGPPPWSPEDPGPPPWSPEDPGPPPWSPEDPGPPPWSPEDPGPPPWSPEDPGPPPWSPEDPGPPPWSPEDPGPPPWSPEDPGPPPWSPEDPGPPPWSPEDPGPPPWSPEDPGPPPWSPEDPGPPPWSPEDPGPPPWSPEDPGPPPWSPEDPGPPPWSPEDPGPPPWSPEDPGPPPWSPEDPGPPPWSPEDPGPPPWSPEDPGPPPWSPEDPGPPPWSPEDPGPPPWSMKTSGPLCL; this is translated from the coding sequence ATGCTTCAGGGCCCACCACCATGGTCCCCTGAAGACCCGGGCCCTCCACCATGGTCCCCTGAAGACCCGGGCCCTCCACCATGGTCCCCTGAAGACCCGGGCCCTCCACCATGGTCCCCTGAAGACCCGGGCCCTCCACCATGGTCCCCTGAAGACCCGGGCCCTCCACCATGGTCCCCTGAAGACCCGGGCCCTCCACCATGGTCCCCTGAAGACCCGGGCCCTCCACCATGGTCCCCTGAAGACCCGGGCCCTCCACCATGGTCCCCTGAAGACCCGGGCCCTCCACCATGGTCCCCTGAAGACCCGGGCCCTCCACCATGGTCCCCTGAAGACCCGGGCCCTCCACCATGGTCCCCTGAAGACCCGGGCCCTCCACCATGGTCCCCTGAAGACCCGGGCCCTCCACCATGGTCCCCTGAAGACCCGGGCCCTCCACCATGGTCCCCTGAAGACCCGGGCCCTCCACCATGGTCCCCTGAAGACCCGGGCCCTCCACCATGGTCCCCTGAAGACCCGGGCCCTCCACCATGGTCCCCTGAAGACCCGGGCCCTCCACCATGGTCCCCTGAAGACCCGGGCCCTCCACCATGGTCCCCTGAAGACCCGGGCCCTCCACCATGGTCCCCTGAAGACCCGGGCCCTCCACCATGGTCCCCTGAAGACCCGGGCCCTCCACCATGGTCCCCTGAAGACCCGGGCCCTCCACCATGGTCCCCTGAAGACCCGGGCCCTCCACCATGGTCCCCTGAAGACCCGGGCCCTCCACCATGGTCCCCTGAAGACCCGGGCCCTCCACCATGGTCCCCTGAAGACCCGGGCCCTCCACCATGGTCCCCTGAAGACCCGGGCCCTCCACCATGGTCCATGAAAACCAGTGGTCCCCTTTGCTTGTAA